In a single window of the Gossypium hirsutum isolate 1008001.06 chromosome A13, Gossypium_hirsutum_v2.1, whole genome shotgun sequence genome:
- the LOC107932703 gene encoding probable protein phosphatase 2C 63, producing MMMMLRSLSRPLERCLGVRAGGDALMWHADLKPHASGDFSIAVVQANNCLEDQSQVFTSPFATYVGVYDGHGGPEASRFVNKHLFPFLHKFATEQGGLSADVIKKAFNATEEEFLRLVKRSLSVRPQIASVGSCCLVGAISNDVLYVANLGDSRAVLGRKASGDKENTVVAERLSTDHNVGVEEVRKEVEELHPDDSHIVVYTRGVWRIKGIIQVSRSIGDVYLKKPEFYRDPIFQQFGNPVPLKRPVITAEPSILIRKLKPQDQFLIFASDGLWEQLSDEAAVNIVFKNPRAGIARRLVRAALQEVAKKREMRYSDIKKIKKGIRRHFHDDITVIVIYLDKHRGSFCNKRTKQNAMGCTVAPVDIYSFNADGGDEDLLQKIT from the exons ATGATGATGATGTTACGGTCCCTTTCCAGGCCGCTCGAACGTTGTCTTGGCGTTAGAGCTGGTGGGGATGCTCTCATGTGGCACGCTGACCTTAAACCCCACGCTTCCGGTGATTTCTCCATCGCCGTCGTGCAGGCTAACAACTGTCTCGAAGATCAAAGCCAAGTCTTCACCTCTCCTTTTGCTACCTACGTTGGCGTCTACGATGGTCATGGCGGTCCGGAAGCTTCCCGTTTTGTTAACAAACATCTCTTCCCTTTTCTCCACA AATTTGCTACAGAACAAGGGGGATTATCTGCAGATGTGATAAAGAAGGCATTCAATGCCACTGAAGAGGAGTTTTTGCGTTTGGTGAAGCGATCATTGTCCGTGAGGCCTCAAATTGCTTCGGTTGGATCATGCTGTCTAGTTGGTGCAATTTCGAATGATGTGTTATACGTGGCGAATCTCGGTGACTCGAGAGCTGTTCTTGGCAGGAAAGCTTCGGGGGATAAGGAAAACACAGTAGTGGCAGAGAGGTTGTCAACTGATCATAATGTTGGAGTCGAGGAAGTTCGAAAGGAGGTCGAGGAACTTCATCCAGATGACTCACATATAGTCGTTTACACCCGCGGAGTTTGGAGGATTAAGGGCATAATCCAG GTGTCAAGATCTATAGGTGATGTTTACCTGAAGAAACCTGAGTTTTATAGAGATCCGATCTTCCAGCAGTTCGGAAACCCTGTTCCTCTTAAAAGGCCGGTTATTACAGCAGAACCCTCGATCCTTATTAGAAAGCTTAAGCCACAGGATCAATTCCTCATCTTTGCATCAGACGGCCTATGGGAGCAGTTGAGTGATGAAGCTGCTGTAAACATCGTTTTCAAAAACCCGAGAGCC GGTATTGCCAGGAGATTGGTAAGAGCTGCACTTCAAGAAGTTGCAAAGAAAAGGGAGATGAGATACAGTGAcatcaagaaaataaaaaaggggataaggcgccattttcacgACGATATCACCGTGATTGTAATCTATCTAGACAAACACCGAGGCTCCTTTTGTAATAAAAGAACCAAGCAGAATGCCATGGGTTGCACGGTGGCCCCGGTCGACATCTATTCCTTCAATGCAGATGGAGGAGATGAGGATCTGCTTCAAAAAATTACATGA